The genomic segment TTGATGAAAGCTTGCGTGTTTTAGAGCATTACTCAGGACTTACTCAAAGTGAGGCTGAAAATATCATCTTGCAAAAGGTTGAAGAAAAATCAAGAGCAAGGATAGCACACATAGTAAGAAAATACGAAGAAGAAGCAAAAAGCGAGGCTAAACGCAAGGCAAATTATATTATCGCTCAGGCAACTTCTCGTTTTGCTGGAGAATTTGCAGCTGAAAGGCTCATCAATGTTGTCAATATCAAAAACGATGAACTAAAAGGACGCATTATCGGCAAAGAAGGACGCAATGTCAAAAGCTTGGAGATGACCTTAGGTGTGGATATCATCATCGATGATACTCCGGGTGCTATTATCGTAAGTTGTTTTAACCTATATCGCCGTGCCATTGCTACAAGAGTAATAGAACTTTTGGTTGAAGATGGACGCATACAGCCTGCACGCATAGAAGAAATTCACGAAAAAGTATGCAAAGAATTTGATGAAAGCGTGTTAGAGGAAGGACAAACTATCATCATGGATCTAGGGCTTTCTAAAATGCACCCTGAGATAGTCAAGCTCATCGGCAAACTCAAATACAGAGCAAGCTATGGACAAAATGCCCTTGCACACTCCTTAGAAGTCGCTCATTTAGCTGGTATCATCGCTGCTGAGTGCGGGGGAGATGAGATACTAGCAAGAAGAGCTGGGCTTTTGCATGATATAGGCAAGGCTTTGACGCATGATTTTGAGGGTTCTCATGTGGATTTGGGTGGAGAGCTTTGCAAAAGATATAAGGAACATTCTGCTGTGATTAATGCTATTTATGCACATCACGGACATGAAGAAGCCACAAGCGTAGAATCAGCTGCTGTTTGTGCTGCTGATGCTTTAAGTGCAGCAAGACCCGGAGCTAGACGCGAAGTGCTTGAAGCTTTCTTAAAAAGAGTTACCGAGCTTGAAAATATAGCCAAAAGCAAAGAGGGTATCAAAAACGCCTATGCGATCAACTCAGGAAGAGAAATTAGAGTCATAGCTAACGCAAAACTTATCAATGACGATGAAGCTGTGCTTTTGGCAAAAGAAATCGCCGAAGAAATTCAAGAAAAGGTGCAATACCCGGGAGAAATCAAAGTCAATGTGATCAGAGAACTTAGAGCCATAGACTATGCAAAATAAGCTCAAAAACATAAATTTACAAAGGGCTAAAAGGAAACAAAGTGCAAGATACCATTGATACTTTACTTCGATACGGCTATGTGATCTTGTTTTTATACTCCTTAGGTGGTGGAATGGTTGCTATTTTGGCTGCTGGAGTTTTAAGTGCGAGTGCAAAGCTTGATCTTGCTCTTTGCATAAGCATAGCCTTTGTGGCAAATGTCTTAGGCTCTACGCTTTTATTTGCACTTGGAAAATACTATAAAAAAGATCTTTTACCCTTCGTCAAAAAACACCGCAGAAAAATCGCCCTTGCTCATCTTAAAATGAGACAATACGGCGATTTTCTCATACTCATACAAAAATTTATCTACGGACTTAAAACCTTTATCCCTCTTGCTGCTGGCTTTGCTAAATTTAACTTTGTGAGATTTTTTATCATCAACACCATAGCAAGTCTCATTTGGGCTGTTGGCTTTGGGTATTTGGGCTTTGCCTTTGGAAGCGTGATCACAAATATCGTTGATGAAATTTCAAATTATCCCTATCTTGTGCCTTTGTTTTTACTCGCCCTTATCTTGCTTATCTGGTTTTATCTTTCTAAATTTTCTAAAAAAGTTTAGTTTTGAGGTTTTTAAAAGAGCAAAAAGAATTCATCTTTCTTTTCTTGCTCTGCCTTTGTATTTTTGCTTTTAACCTAGCCTTAGAATACAAAGAATTTTTAAAATTTAAAGAACAAAAGCATGTATTTTTACAAACAAAGGTTTTGCAAAGTTATGCTAAAACAAATGCTAAGGGCAGAAGCTACCGAGTTTTAAAGCTTGAAACGAGCAATTTTAGCTTTTATACCACAACAAAGCTTGATAACAATATCTCAAGACATCAAATTTTAAGCCTTAGAGCCATAACGACTAAGGTTAGTTTTAAAGACTTTATATCAAAAAGCTTTTATATGCCAAGCTATGATTTTAAGGTGCTTGAAGAAGAAAATTTTAAACATAGCATTATCCCTTATTTTTTAAACCAGCACCAAAATGAAAAGATCAAAGAATTTTATGGGGCTTTGTTTTTTGCCCTACCTGTAAGCTTGGAGCTTAGAACTGATGTAAATTTTTATGGCATAGCTCATCTTATCGCTATTAGTGGTTATCATATTGCTTTGATTTTTTCTTTGATTTTTTTCTTTTTTGCTCCTCTTTATAGCTTTTTTCAGCAAAGATTTTTTCCTTATAGAAATTTAAGGCTTGATTTAAGTGTGATCATTTTTATATTTTTACTTTTTTATGCGTATTTGCTGGGCTTTGTTCCCTCTTATATACGCTCTTTGGTTATGGCTTTGTTTGGCTTTTATCTTTTAGCAAAAAATGTGCGGATTTTAAGCTTTGTGAATTTATTTTTTTGTGTGCTGATTTGCATAGGGCTTTTTCCTCAGCTTTTATTTAGTGTGGGATTTTTATTTTCTGTTATGGGCGTGTATTTTATCTTTTTGTATATGCACCATTTTTCAAGGCATTTTGGAAATTTTACAAATGTTGTGCTTTTAAATATCTGGACTTTTTTTGCTATGATTATCCCTGTGCTATATTTTTTTCCACTCATATCCTTTCAACAAATTTTAGCCATTTTTTTAAGTGTAGTTTTTGTGATTTTTTATCCCTTGGTTTTGTTTTTGCATTTTATAAGCTTTGGAAATTTACTTGATGAGGCTTTGCTGACTTTTTTAAACTTTAAATTTAGTGGAAAAGACTGCGAACTTTCTTTGTGGATATTTTTAAGCTATCTTTTTCTTTCTTTATTTTCTATCTTTTCGAAAAAACTAGCATTACTTGTTATCTTGCTTAACCTCATACCATTTATTTGGCTTTATTTTTCAAACTAAGCTAAGGTATCTAACACCTTAGCTTCATAAATTTTAGTATCTATATCCTACTTCAAGCCAAAATTGACGCCCAAGTTCATAGATAGGTACTGATACTTTTGAAGTTTTAGCTATGGCTATATTTTCTTGATCAAGAACGTTAAACACATCAACATTAAAATAAAGAGTGTTTTTACCATACACAGCCTTTTCTATACCAAGTCTTAAGTCCCAAGTAAAAGCCTGTCTTACTCTATAATCCTCGTAAATATCCACATCTCTTTGAATTCCATCTATGGTTTCTTTCCTTGTATCTGTATTTGCCCTTGTTGTATATGCAAAGCGGTAGCGAAAGAAATTATTAAGTGTCCAATTTGTCCTTAAAGCCCTTATGCTATGAGTAGTAGAAAATCTCATTGTTAAAGGCTTTGCAAAATTTTCAGCAGGCAAATCCTCTCTTTTCATCAGTCTTCCCTTATACTCAACATATTCCAAATCAGCAAGTCCTGTATAAGAACTTGTATAGTCATTATAAGATCTTTTCGTATTTGTATAATCAAAGGCAAAATTAAGGAAATTTGACATAGCCCCTGACATAAAAGGTGTTGTATTTGCTATGCTAAGTGTGATGACATCGGTATCTGATTTACCTGTATTATCATAAGTATAAAAATCACAATTTCCTCCACCTCTTGCATTTGGCACGAGACAACTTCTTCTTACTTGATCCCTACCAAAGCGGTGGATATACTTGCTACTCACATTAAAAAGTCCCACTTCTTGCACTACTCCAAACATAAGTTCATCATCATAAGGAATTTTAATCCTTTTAAAATCAAATCTATTTTCAGATTTTGCGTAAAAACCATCTGTGAATGTATTATTTGGATCTTCTGTATCAAGTAAACTTTCCCAAGGCACATTGTTAAATCTAAAATAAGCCGTCGTTAAAGCTCCTTGAAGTTCAGCAAAGCGGTAGGCAAAAAGATTTCTTCCATAGTAGCGGTTTGCTCCAAAAGTAAAGCTTGTGTTATATCTAAACTCATCTTTTCCCCAAGGAGCTGTATAGTTTGCACTAAATCTTGGAGCAATAGGAGTTTTTTGCATATAGGTATCATAATCGCCTCTTACACCCACTCTAGCAGATATATCGCCCTTATCCTCAAGATCAAATTTACTCTCATTTTCTAGGAAAAAACTAAAACTTGTATTTGCTAAATCAACCTTACCCGCTTCGTTTTTGTTCATAGTAGTGATAAACTGCCCAAAATCAGCACCATCTGTACTTGTGCTTGAACACCATTCATCACCAGCCTTGCAAGCATAAGTTTCATCAAAAATTTGACTAGGACTTAAACCATCATTTGAATCCTTAAGCCTTTTAAAATAAGAATAAGTATAAGAAAACTCAGCTCCTACATTAAAGCCATTTTCAAAGCTATCATTATAATAAGGTTCAAAATTTTGAGCAAGCTTAAGACTTAAATCACTTTGCTTACTATCCTCATCGCCAAAGCTTCCCTCAAAGATATTATTTGTTCCATCAGGCAAAGCCCAGTCCTTATCTCCTGCTGAGTAAAGCCATATTTTGGTATGAGCTGATTCACTACGCCTTGATTCTTCTAGATAAGAAAAAGAAGTATTCACACTTGCAAAGCCAAGAGAGTTATTTATAGTAAGATCAGCACCAAGTTGATGACCACCGCTTATTATTGTGGTATCTGAATTTCTTGCATTTTCTCTAAAATAAGTATTAAACTGAGGAGCATAAGCATAACTTGTATCGATCAACACATCATCGCTTGCTTGATAGCTTCCTTTGATAAAGAAATTATAGTTTTGGCGTTTTTGTGTTTTTTCGCTTTGTTGAAACTGAGAATTTACATCACCTTGAGAATAGCTTTTTAAGGGAATAAAACTTTGAGTAGTGGTAAAACTAGCTATCACTCCAAATTTATCATTAATCTTACTTTCAAGGCTTGAGCGGAATGAGTGCTTTACAAATTTGGGTTGAATTTTAGAATTACTTGAATTTAAATAATTACAAACATTTGACGCACCAGGTATAACACAACCATCGCCTTCGTAAAGATGATATTTAGTCAAAGAAAAAGCACCAGGATTGGCATTTCCTTGAGAAATTTGATAAGCAAAATTTACACCAAAGTCCTTTTCAGCTCTTTTAGTCTCAGCTTCTATAACCCCACCTGTAAAATGTCCATAACTTGCTCCTACATTGCTATCTTGCACCTTGATACTTTTAAGCAAAAAGGTATCAATGTTAAGTCCTTGGGAGCGACCAAAGGTAGCATCTCTACTATTACCCGGATCATCTGCTACTGAAAGACTACTAGCATCTGTAGAGCTTACTCCTCTTAGATCATTATTCATACTTTTACCATCAAGTAAAAATGAGTTTTGATAATAAAGTCCACCTGATATACTTACATTTGCTGGATCTATTTCACCCGGAGTTGTAGATCTTAGCTGGGCATTGTCAAACTGCACATTAGGAAGCATTTTTAAAGTAGAGGTTATATCTCCATTGCCATTTGGGATAGTTTTTAAAGTTTGGGAGTTTATTTCTTGTCCTGATTGATAAGCAAAGGCATTTGCATTTACAACAGAAGCATCAAGCTTATAAGTTGAAGCCCCCCCCCCATTTTCTATCGTAGTATTTGTTTCTGCAAAAAGCAAAGAAGAAAGAACGATAGAAAAACAAATTTTCTTTTGAATATCCATGAAACTCCTTTTATTTTGATAAAAATTATAAAAACTAAGATAGAATTATAAGCTTATGATACTTAAATTATCTTTAATGAGAGTATGAATATCAAGAAAAAACTACAAACTTAAATTTTTTACATCAAAGCCAAAAACGCTAAAGCTTTCATCTAAATTTGCACGAAAGGTGTAGTGTAGAATTTTTGTTTCAAAACTATGTAGATACATTCTTTCTGCCTCTATATGAGCGTATTTATCATCTCCAACAACTCCATGTCCAGCAAAGGCACAATGCACTCTTATTTGATGCGTTCTTCCTGTGCTAATTTCTAGCTTTGCTAGGGTTTTTTTTGCACTTAGCATAAGAGGAGTGATCTTGGTAAAAGCGTAAAGTCCTTGTTTGCTGATCTTTGAATACGCCCTACCCTTGCTCTTTAAAGTCAAAATCGGCTCTTCAAGCTCCAGCTCATCAGCTATAAAACCCGAAAGTATAGCCAGATAAGTTTTTTGAACCCTTTGTTTTTTAAACTCTTCTATACAAAGTTTTCTAAATTCTTCGTCCTTACACAAAAGTAAAACCCCACTTGTTTCTTTGTCCAAGCGGTTTAAAAGTTTAGCTTTAAACTCTTTTTGCAAATCCTCGCTAATATAATTATATGGCTTATTTAAGGCTATAAGCTTTTCATCTTCAAAAATAATCCTTGCCTTTTGGGGCTTTTCAAGCTCAAATTTTGCACCCATAGGAAGTAAGGCTCTTGCAAGATCAAGCTTTTTACCCTTGTAACTGACTAATTTTTTATCGATCAGCTCCTTAGCCTTATGGTTTGAAATTTTTTCCTGTGTTGCTAGAAGTTTATAAGCTTTTTCAAGCATTCAAAGCCTCCTGTATGCTTTCCTTGATGGGCGTAAGATCGATTTTATCGATAAGATAAGAAGGTTTTATATCTTTTCGTATGAGTGTGTTAAGCTCTTGAAGATTTTTACAAATTTCGATATTTCCAACGCTTGCATAAGAACTTTTTTGGTTGTGAAAAAACTCTCCTGAAATGAGTGGCTTATGAAAATGAGCAACTTCAACAGGGTTATGTCCGCCTATCTTATCTACAAAAGAACCACAAAGAACAACCACATCGCAAATCGCATAAAAATTAACAAGTTCTCCAAGCCTATCAAGAAGCAAAAGTTCTGCCTTGCAACTTGTAAGATCGTTATTTTCAAGCTTACTTAGCCTTTGAAAATGTAAATTTTCTCTTTTTGCATAAGAGCAAAGAAACTCTTGCACCCTTTCAAATCTTTCAGGGTGTCGTGGTGCGATGATGAGCTTTTCATCTTTTTTAAGCTTAAAATGAGCCAGCAAAAGCTCCTCTTCTTTTTCATGCGTACTTGCAAAAATAATCAATCTTTCCTTTGGCTTATGGTAATGTTTTGTGATATTTGGGGTAAGACTTGTTTTGATATTGCCCAAAATTTTGATATTTTTTGCGCCCAAACACTCAAGCCTTTGCTTATCAAGCTCGCTTTGAGCAAAAATTTCATCAACAAAGCTAAAGAGTTTTTTATAAAAAAAGCTTAATTTTAGGTATTTTGGAAAGGATTTTTCAGAAATTCTTGCATTAATGAGTATAGTTTTTGCACCCCTAAACTTTGCCATAAAAAAGAGCATAAGCCAAAGTTCAGCCTCAAAAACCACTAAGACCTTACAAGATCTAAACCAAAAGGGAAGAAAGCTCTCAAAAGCTAAGAAATTAACACTCTTGCAAAAGCTTTGTGCCTCATCAAAGCCCGTTTGTGTTATAGTTGTTATCTTACTATCATAAGAACTTGCAAGCTCTTTTATGCTCCTTACTTCTCCAAAAGAGCAGGCATGAAAATGCACGCTCGCTGTTTTTTGTCGTAAATTTTTATAAAGAAAAAATCTCGCTTTAAGGCTCTTTTTATATTTATCTTTTAAAAAAGAAAGAAATAAAAGTGGCAAAGCAAGGAAAATATGCACACTTAAAATGAGTATATAATAAACAAAGATCAATGCTTATTCATCATCTTTATATAAAATTCTTCCACAATGCGGGCAAGTTACGATCTCTTCGCTTTTTTGTAAGGCTAAATAAGTCTTATCATAAATTTTCATAAAACAACCATAACAAGCCTGTTTTTTTACAGGAACAACGGCTGTATTTTTTGCCCATTTACGAATCTTTTCATAAAAAGTGAGGATTTTAGGATTCATAAGTGATACAAGTTTGTTTTTCTTTTCATATACAAGCGATCGTTCTTTTTCTAATACCTGCATTTTTTCGTTGATCTGAGCGTTAATACCATCAAGGCTTGATTCTTCTTGTGCTTTTTGTTTGATAAGCTCTTCTTTAAATTCTTGCTTTGAATTAAAAAGCTTGTCAAGTCTGATAAGCTCTTCATTAGCTGATTCTAATTGTTCTTTGGCAATATCTTCTTCTATCCTAAGAGCATTAGCTTCTTTTTCGGTTTTTATACTCGCACTTTTTTTAGAAAATTCTTTAATCTTTGCAGCAAATTCATCAATATGTACATTTGTTTGTTCTTGTTGAATTTTCAACTCTTCCATCTCTGCATCATAGCGAGCCAGCTCTTGATCTATCCTTTCTATCCTATGTTGTGTATCCTTTAAGGTCTTTGTGATACTTGCAACCTTAGGTTCAAAGCTATCGATTTCTTGATTGATCTTAGATAAATCAACGAGTTGTTTAAGATATTTGTTCATAAATTTTCCTTAAAAATATTGAAATGGATTTTTTGAAACTGATATTATAACCTTTATGGGAAAATTTTGCAAATATTTTGCCAAAGAATTTGCAAAACATCGCTCACTTTCAAAATGTCCAAGGTCTATCAAACTTAAATCATTACTTATAGCCTCAAAGGCTTGATGATATTTAAAATCCCCACTTAAAAAACAATCTGCCTTAACTAAAGGAAGCAAATCTCCACCACTTCCGGTACAAATAGCAATTCTATTAATCTTTTCTTTTCCTGAAAAACTCGTTTTTAAATATGGTACTTGCAAAGCAAATTTCACATGCTTACAAAGCTCGGTAAAGCTAAGATCAAGATCAACATAAATCAAAAACTTATCCTGAATAAAATTTTCAAAACCCAAAATTTCTTTTACAAAATAAGCATTCAAATGACTTAGATCATAATTTGTATGCATACTGATCAAGGAAAGATTTTTTGCAAGCATATCTTTAATAAATTTTCTTGGATAGTGTTCATTTGCTAAATCCTTCAAGCCCTTAAAAATCAAAGGGTGATGAGTGATAAACAAAGAGTTTTCTTCTGCTTTTTCGATCAATTTCTCATCAATATCAAGACTAAGATAAATCCTTTCAACCTCATCTTCCAAACTCCCAAGCAAAAGTCCGCTATTGTCCCAAGTTTCTTGTGTTTCAAAGGGACTTAACCTATCTAAAAACTCATAAATTTCAGCGATTTTCATCTTCATATTGCTTATAAACACCAGCACAAGACTTTGAAAGCTCACGAATTTTGAGCATATAATCTTGTCTTCTTGCAACAGAAATAGCCCCTCTTGCATCAAGTAAATTAAAAGTATGTGCTGCAAGCATACAATAATCATAAGCAGGCAAAGCTAAGCCTTGTTCTAAAATTTTTTTACATTCTTCATAATAAGCTTGAAATTCCTGCTCTAAAAGCTCGGCACTTGCTATTTCAAAATTATACTTACTATACTCAAATTCGCCCCTTTTATGCACATTTCCATAAGTGATTTTTTCTCCATGAAATTCATTCCAAACAATATCATAAACATTATCCACATTTTGAAGATACATTGCAAGTCTTTCAAGTCCATAAGTGATCTCAGCACTCACTTGTTCAACAGCAAAACCACCAACTTGCTGAAAATAAGTAAATTGCGTAACTTCCATACCATCAAGCCACACTTCCCAACCAAGTCCCCAAGCACCAAGACTAGGACTTTCCCAATTATCCTCCACAAAACGAATGTCATGACTTTTAAGATCAAAACCTAAATTCTCAAGGCTTTTTAAATAAAGCTCTTGGATATTATCAGGACTTGGCTTGATCAAAACTTGAAACTGATAGTAAGCACCTAAGCGGTTTGGATTTTCCCCATATCTTCCATCAGTTGGTCTTCTACTTGGTGCTACATAAGCACTAGCCCAAGGCTTTTTACCCAAACTTCTTAAAAAAGTTGCTGGGTGAAAAGTGCCTGCACCTGCTGGCATATCATAAGGCTGCATAATCACGCAACCTTGTTTTTGCCAAAAATCTTGTAAATTTAAGATGATTTGCGAAAAAGTCATTTTTTCCCTTTATTTCTTTTCTTCTTCTGCACTTTGAACACTTGCTTGCAGTTTGCTTTGTGAGTTTGTAGCATTAATCACGGCTTCAATAGCAGCAGGTTGTGTATAATTATCCACTGCTTTATTCCACATGAGCTTGTATTTTCGTTTCAAAAATTCAACTTCTTCTTGAGCATGCTTAAGCTGAGCATTTAAAACATCGATAGTTTTTCTATCTTCATCGTAAAGTTCTTGCATAGAATAAAGGGCATCTTTTAAGAATTTATTTTCATTTTTTAAAGCATCAAGGGTTTCATCTTTAGCATCAAGCACCTTTTCATGTAAATTTAAGATCGTCCCTATAGTTTTTTCCACAAAACTTTCTCCAGCCAAAGCCATAGAGCTTACCGGTGCGTTTTGATTTTGAGAACTTGGAACAACACTGAAAGTACCTTGATTTGCTTCGATATAAATTTTACCCTCTTCTTCCTTAAAATTTAATGCTCCATTTGCCATCATTCCCTTGACCACATCTTCTTTAAGATGAACCAATTTGCAAAATTCATCAAGTTCTAAATACGCTTGCATGTCCTTCCTTTAATCAAGTATTATCTCAACGCTCTTACTATCTGCAATGAGTTTTGCTTCTTGCATTTTTCTATCTTCAAGTAAGGCTTGGGCTAATTTTTCATCACGAAGTGCTAAAATTTGCACCGCCAAATACCCAGCATTTATAGCACCACCTATGGCTAAGGTCGCTACAGGAATACCCCTTGGCATTTGAACACTCGAAAATAAAGAATCCATGCTTGCTAAATTGCTTCCGGGCATTGGTACTGCCAAAACAGGTTTGATCGTATGTGCTGCAACTACACCTGCTAAATGAGCTGCCATACCTGCTGCGGCGATAAAAACCTCAGCACCTTTTTTTTCTGCTTTTTTTATGTATTCTATCGTTCTTTGTGGGCTTCTATGTGCTGAAGTAATGATAAGTTCATATCTTACCCCAAAATTTTGTAAAATATCTGCAGCCTGTCTTACAAGCTCATAATCACTCTTACTACCCATCAAAATACTCACAAAACTCATGCCATCTCTTTCCGCAAAAAACTAAATTTAGGTAACTCACAGGGTATTTTGATCTCATGTTCATTGCCGCTGTGAATCTCACTAAATTCTTTATTATTTTTGCTCACCAACTTCTTAAACTCAATGAAAAATTTACCCTCATTTTCATACACTACCCCAAGTTCATTTTCAAAAGGTGTGATCTTAGTTCCTAGTGGAGTAAGAATTTCATAAGCTATACTTGGCTTAACCAAACCCTTGCACTTAAAAAATTCGCCATCTTCAATGAAAGCTTGCACTTGATGTGTCCCACTTTCCGTGCTTGCTTGTAAATTTTGTGTATCAAATTTCTCATAGGCTCTAGAAATCAAGTATCCATCAGTAAAACCTCTATTTGTTAAGGTTGCTGTTTCTTTTAGATATTTTTGTGCATCAAATTTATCTTTCAAAACATCTTCGATAGCCATTTTATAAGTTCTTGTAGTAAGTGCGACATAATACTCACTTTTTGTTCTACCCTCTATCTTAAAAGCGTGGATACAATTTTCTTGCATAATTTTTTGGATATGAGAGCTAAGATTAAGATCCTTAGCATTAAAAATATGCGTTCCATTTTCATCTTCTTCCAAGCGAAATAAAACGCCATTTTCAGGACTTTTAGCATAAAGCTCATAAGAAAAACGACAATCATTTGCACACGAGCCGCGATTACTCATTCTGCCACTTTGAACTGAGCTTATCAAACAACGCCCAGAATACGCAAAACACATCGAACCATGAACAAAGGCTTCAAGCTCTAAATTCGTGTTTTCTTTGATTATTTTCGCGTCCTTTAGCCCAAGCTCACGAGCAATAACCACTCTCTTAGCACCCATTTTTTCATAAACTTGTGCATCTAAATAATTTAATATATTTGCCTGAGTTGAAACATGTAAAGGAATTTCAGGTGCAAGCTCTTGAGCCAAGCTCATAGCTCCAACAGAAGCGATGATAAAAGCATCAGGCTTCATTGCCTTAAGAGTATTGATATGCCTTTTTAAACCATCAAGCTGAGCATTAAGATGAAAACCATTAATCGTAACAAAAACCTTCTTACCTAAGGTATGAGCATAATCAATAGCCTCCTCAAAACTTTGATAATCAAACTCCTTTGCTGTCCTTGAACGCAAAGAAAAATGGTTCACCCCAGCATAAACTGCATCAGCACCGTATGCCAAGGCGATTTTAAATTTCGTAAAATTTCCTGCAGGAGCTACGACTTGAGGGATAATCACTACTTCTTCCCTAAACTCGCAATCAAAGCTTCTATGTCATCATTACTTACAACCTCTGTCGTACTATCTCCTTCTATGTGGACAGCTGAACTTACCCTATTTTTATCATCAATTTTGCCCTCAAATAAAGAACTCATATAACGACTTAAAGCACGCATGACATTAATAACACGCTCTATTTTTTGGCGGTGTATATCTTGATACTGCATCGCATCCATTGCCATCATGATAGTATCTTGACCGTTTTGTAGGTTATTTTGCATTTCATTAAGCTTTGTTTTTGCCTCACTATTGTTTCCCAAAGCCTCTTTAAAGGTTTGAACCTCTGGAAATCTTTCACTAAGTTTAGAAAAAATATCAATATTTCTATCCACTATCCTTTCAAATTCCCTTGATAAAGCCTCAGAAGTACCAAAATAATTATTCATAATCTCAAGCTTATCCATCATCTCGGTAGCTTTTTCTTCGCTATCTCTTGTAACATCATCAAGTTGATGAACAACTTTATGTTCTTTATTAGGTGGTGGAGGTGGCCAATTTACGCCGGGATTAATCTGAAAATTTTCTTCTGATTTGGCAGAATTTGCTACATCGCTTGCTAAGCTCTTATCTAAATTCTCCATGTCAGAATCAGTAGTCATTAAAGCATCAAGCTCTTCTTGAGTCATTGTTCTATCCTTAAAACATTTTATCGATAAAAAATTCTTGTATTATAGTAAAAAATTACAAAAAAGAGAATAAAATTGCATATTTATTTCCATAAAACACTTTTAAAAATAAATTTTAAATGTTTATAAAAATAGACAAAATAAATTTATTAATTTAACCTTAATTAAAATTTTTATGTTACAATCATCAAAAAAATATATAATCCCCAAAAGGAGAAAAAATGGGAAAATTTGTAAATAGTATTGATGAATTTTTCGAGTTCTGCAAAGAAAATGAAGTTGTTTTTGTAGATTTTCGCTTTACTGATATGATAGGAACTTGGCACCACATTACTTA from the Campylobacter sp. MIT 99-7217 genome contains:
- the rny gene encoding ribonuclease Y, whose translation is MLITLTAFIAVIIGGGIGYLVAKKINDANYNIFVEQAKAKAKAIEYEAELVLKDAKNSVSTAEFEAKKKFEEKSHKIQKEYSLKLDELTRKEARLKDDSEELEKKKKIAQDLYDESINLKKNYENKLDESLRVLEHYSGLTQSEAENIILQKVEEKSRARIAHIVRKYEEEAKSEAKRKANYIIAQATSRFAGEFAAERLINVVNIKNDELKGRIIGKEGRNVKSLEMTLGVDIIIDDTPGAIIVSCFNLYRRAIATRVIELLVEDGRIQPARIEEIHEKVCKEFDESVLEEGQTIIMDLGLSKMHPEIVKLIGKLKYRASYGQNALAHSLEVAHLAGIIAAECGGDEILARRAGLLHDIGKALTHDFEGSHVDLGGELCKRYKEHSAVINAIYAHHGHEEATSVESAAVCAADALSAARPGARREVLEAFLKRVTELENIAKSKEGIKNAYAINSGREIRVIANAKLINDDEAVLLAKEIAEEIQEKVQYPGEIKVNVIRELRAIDYAK
- a CDS encoding DedA family protein; this encodes MQDTIDTLLRYGYVILFLYSLGGGMVAILAAGVLSASAKLDLALCISIAFVANVLGSTLLFALGKYYKKDLLPFVKKHRRKIALAHLKMRQYGDFLILIQKFIYGLKTFIPLAAGFAKFNFVRFFIINTIASLIWAVGFGYLGFAFGSVITNIVDEISNYPYLVPLFLLALILLIWFYLSKFSKKV
- a CDS encoding ComEC/Rec2 family competence protein, producing MRFLKEQKEFIFLFLLCLCIFAFNLALEYKEFLKFKEQKHVFLQTKVLQSYAKTNAKGRSYRVLKLETSNFSFYTTTKLDNNISRHQILSLRAITTKVSFKDFISKSFYMPSYDFKVLEEENFKHSIIPYFLNQHQNEKIKEFYGALFFALPVSLELRTDVNFYGIAHLIAISGYHIALIFSLIFFFFAPLYSFFQQRFFPYRNLRLDLSVIIFIFLLFYAYLLGFVPSYIRSLVMALFGFYLLAKNVRILSFVNLFFCVLICIGLFPQLLFSVGFLFSVMGVYFIFLYMHHFSRHFGNFTNVVLLNIWTFFAMIIPVLYFFPLISFQQILAIFLSVVFVIFYPLVLFLHFISFGNLLDEALLTFLNFKFSGKDCELSLWIFLSYLFLSLFSIFSKKLALLVILLNLIPFIWLYFSN
- a CDS encoding TonB-dependent receptor plug domain-containing protein codes for the protein MDIQKKICFSIVLSSLLFAETNTTIENGGGASTYKLDASVVNANAFAYQSGQEINSQTLKTIPNGNGDITSTLKMLPNVQFDNAQLRSTTPGEIDPANVSISGGLYYQNSFLLDGKSMNNDLRGVSSTDASSLSVADDPGNSRDATFGRSQGLNIDTFLLKSIKVQDSNVGASYGHFTGGVIEAETKRAEKDFGVNFAYQISQGNANPGAFSLTKYHLYEGDGCVIPGASNVCNYLNSSNSKIQPKFVKHSFRSSLESKINDKFGVIASFTTTQSFIPLKSYSQGDVNSQFQQSEKTQKRQNYNFFIKGSYQASDDVLIDTSYAYAPQFNTYFRENARNSDTTIISGGHQLGADLTINNSLGFASVNTSFSYLEESRRSESAHTKIWLYSAGDKDWALPDGTNNIFEGSFGDEDSKQSDLSLKLAQNFEPYYNDSFENGFNVGAEFSYTYSYFKRLKDSNDGLSPSQIFDETYACKAGDEWCSSTSTDGADFGQFITTMNKNEAGKVDLANTSFSFFLENESKFDLEDKGDISARVGVRGDYDTYMQKTPIAPRFSANYTAPWGKDEFRYNTSFTFGANRYYGRNLFAYRFAELQGALTTAYFRFNNVPWESLLDTEDPNNTFTDGFYAKSENRFDFKRIKIPYDDELMFGVVQEVGLFNVSSKYIHRFGRDQVRRSCLVPNARGGGNCDFYTYDNTGKSDTDVITLSIANTTPFMSGAMSNFLNFAFDYTNTKRSYNDYTSSYTGLADLEYVEYKGRLMKREDLPAENFAKPLTMRFSTTHSIRALRTNWTLNNFFRYRFAYTTRANTDTRKETIDGIQRDVDIYEDYRVRQAFTWDLRLGIEKAVYGKNTLYFNVDVFNVLDQENIAIAKTSKVSVPIYELGRQFWLEVGYRY
- a CDS encoding RNA pseudouridine synthase, whose translation is MLEKAYKLLATQEKISNHKAKELIDKKLVSYKGKKLDLARALLPMGAKFELEKPQKARIIFEDEKLIALNKPYNYISEDLQKEFKAKLLNRLDKETSGVLLLCKDEEFRKLCIEEFKKQRVQKTYLAILSGFIADELELEEPILTLKSKGRAYSKISKQGLYAFTKITPLMLSAKKTLAKLEISTGRTHQIRVHCAFAGHGVVGDDKYAHIEAERMYLHSFETKILHYTFRANLDESFSVFGFDVKNLSL